From the Pyrobaculum sp. 3827-6 genome, the window ATACGCCCTTGTGCTGGGTTGCGACCGCCGCGCCGTGGTTAGGCCACCAAAGCGTGAGGAGATGTACTCAATATGGCGCTACGAGGGCTACGTGGTAAACGCCTCCCCCGCCAGACTCGCCGTCATACGGCTAGACGACTCGAAAAAGGCGAGGTTCGCCGTGGAGTTTTTCAACAAGGGCTGTCCCATCTACTCCCACTACGCAAACCAACTGCTACAACTAGTGGGAATACCCATCCAACTCACCTGCTGATGCTGGAGATTGTAATAGGCGGCCTCACAGATCCACCTCCAGCAAAGACGCGGTACACCTTCTGCCAAGCCGAGAGGACAACCGGCCTCGGCTTCGAGCTAACTGCAGAGGGCTCCCTAGTCTTTACAACAATTTTCCTTAGAAACAACAACCCTCCCCTTTACCCGAGACACACGGCGGAGCTAGCCCAGTGCAGCGCCCCTCTATGCGCCCTCTTCCGCTACGTGGACTACGGAGAGTTGCAGAGGGGGGAGGGCGTATTTCAATACAGAGCGCCTCCCGTCGACCCCGTCCTCTTGGCGATGGGCCTCGCCCTGGCCTTCCACCTCGACACCCACACAGAAAGCTGGGCCGTCGAGGTATATACAGACGCCTGGCCTATGTACACAGACCTTCTTGCCATGGCTAAGCCCCTCTCCGGCATACTGCGCGTATACACGTCGGCATACGACCCCAAGGCGGCTGTCGCCGATAGGGTCCTTCTCGCTGTCCAGGGCTTGACATACGAGGGGTTGGCGATGAAGAAGGCTTGGAGCGGGGGCCGCCTCTGTAGGGCATACACGCCTCCGCCCACCGCCGAGGTGGAGGACCCCGACGTCAAGGATTTGTTACGCACGTTGTGGGAGGCCGGGGGCTTCCTATCGCTGAAATACGCCCAGGAGAAGTACGGCCAGGCTGTAATCAAAGCCTCTCAGCTGGGTTTGGTGAGGCTAGACGCGCTGACGCTGACGGTCAGGCTCACAGACCTGGGGATTAGGGCGCTGGGCATATGACTCTCTACACCCAGCTCTTCAGGCTTGTGACGGCCGTTGAAGGCAACGCCTTGATTACGGGGCTCCCCGGCACTGGCAAGACCTCTTTCGTCAAGTGGTCTCTCCGCGATATTCCGCACGACTACGCCGTCGTTGTATACGACACGGCCGGCGACTTCAGAAACTGCGATTTCGTGGGGAGGTTTTCGGTAAACCCCCTAGACCTCCCCACGCCGCGCGTTGTTGAGATTCTTGAGGAGAGCCTCGCAGCCACGTACGGCGAGTACCCCTATCTGCTGACTCCCGCGATGGCGGAGCTTCTACACAGAACGGTTGAGAAAGGCGCACACACCCTCTCGCAGGTTAGGCGCGAGGTTCTAAACGCCGCGGAGCCGCACGAGATGGACACAGCTTACGCCCTTAGGCGCAGGCTGGTGCACTTCGACGGCCCCCAGTTCGAGAAGACTGACGTGCCTATCCGGCAAGGAGCCTCGACCTGCGTCGACGTCTCGGGGCTGGATAGAGTGGGGAGGCTGGCCTACGTGCTGGCGCATCTAGAGCTGACGAGAAATTTAAAGAACGTCATCTACGTCGTGGACGAGGCCCACCGCTTCCTAGCCTTCACATCGAGGTACTCCCTCCTCACCGACCACCTACGCACCGGGAGAAGCCGCGGCCGCTTCTTCGTCCTAGTGTCGCACTCCTACCGGGAGTTTCTACGCCACGTCGGCTACGTCAAGATGGTGATTAGGTTCCCAGACTGGGATCTGGACGAGTCTAAAACAACGCCTCTCCAGCCCTCGGAAGCGCTTGTCACCGTGAGAGCCGCCTCTCTCCGCTCGGCTGAGGCGTTGGCTAAGCTTCTGCCTCTACGCGGGACCTGGGCCCAGTTCCGCATCACCGTGCCGCCGTATGCAGAGAGACCCACTGCGTAGAGCCGTGGAGGCGCTTAGGGCAGACTTCCCCGGCAAGTCGAGGAGCTGGATTAAAAGAGCCCTCCTAAGGCTGGGAGACGTCAAGGAGGTGAGGGAGGACCTCTACGTCGTTGAGGGTAGGCGGGAGCTTGGTGATTGGAAGCCGCTGTATCAAGTATGGTGGTCGGAGGCTGAAAAGCGCTGGCTCTGCACATGCTACTACACGCAGTTCGGCCTCAGGCGCAGAAGAGACATCTGCACACACGTAGCCGCCGTCATGCTGTACCGCAGGTACAAGAGGGCTCTGGAGAAGGCCGAGAGGACAACTGTCTACGTTGCCGAGGCTGTGGTGGAGTGCCGGGGGCGCATATTGGCAAACGGCGAGGTGTACCTCAGACCAGACGCCGACAGAGCGGATCTCACCTTCTACACATCCCCCCGCTTCAGAGTGCTGGTGGTGTCTAGACAGAGGCGCATCGCCGTGAGGTGCGGCGGCTACGTCGTCTACGAGGCAGAGGGCGAGGAGGTGCCCCTAGCCGTTGCGAAGTTCCTCGTCGCAAAATTCCATGAGGGTTAGAAACATGAAAGGCGTATTCGAGCTTAAGCCAGACTCTTTGTCAAACTACCGGAGGCTGTACGTAGACGTCTTTTCCATAGCGGCCGCCCTCAGCGATCCGGAGGAGCTGTTCAGGTCGGCGGCTGAGGCCGGCCTAGACGCCGTCTTTGTGGTAGACGCTTGGAGCGAGATACACATGCCTTTCGCGAGGCGCTATCTGGAGCTCTGCGGCATGTACCGCCTCGACTGCCACCTCTCCGAGCAGAAGCCCGCCGAGATATACGCCGCGGAGCTGTGCGAAAGAGAGTGCGGGGCTGGGTGCGCCGTGGTGACAAGAGACTACGACGCCGTTGCAGTAGTTAAGAGGTGCGCCGTCCTTCTATTTAGAGGTGGGAGGTTTTGGAGGGTGTGCGGCGCGGAGAAGGTTTATTAGCCGCCCCACGCGTCTCTACATGGGGCGCCCCCATGTGGAGTGGGCTGTGAGTTTAAAACCATCCGAAGGGAATGCAAAGAGTTTGTGTGTAGGAGGCGGGTACATTTATGTAGTTGGCTACGAGGGCGAACCCGGGAGGGCTAAAAGACAGAGGTGGCGTATCGAGAAGCGGAGGGCCGAAAATGGAGAGCTAGTCAAGAGCTGGACAGAAGGCACGACTGGCCGCGACGTCTTATACAGCTGTTTAGTTCTAGGCGATAGGCTTTACGTAGCCGGGGTAAGCCGCCGCGTGTGGACATTGCTCCTTCTCGACCTAGATCTCAACCTCGGCAAGAAAACTGGGAGGAACG encodes:
- a CDS encoding type IV secretory system conjugative DNA transfer family protein, which translates into the protein MTLYTQLFRLVTAVEGNALITGLPGTGKTSFVKWSLRDIPHDYAVVVYDTAGDFRNCDFVGRFSVNPLDLPTPRVVEILEESLAATYGEYPYLLTPAMAELLHRTVEKGAHTLSQVRREVLNAAEPHEMDTAYALRRRLVHFDGPQFEKTDVPIRQGASTCVDVSGLDRVGRLAYVLAHLELTRNLKNVIYVVDEAHRFLAFTSRYSLLTDHLRTGRSRGRFFVLVSHSYREFLRHVGYVKMVIRFPDWDLDESKTTPLQPSEALVTVRAASLRSAEALAKLLPLRGTWAQFRITVPPYAERPTA